The Rhizophagus irregularis chromosome 14, complete sequence DNA window ttttttgataaacgtaaattttattattaagtaataaaaagtatagAAGCACACATTTTACACagtaaaaatcaaaacttaCATTGAAAATTAACATAGATAAATCTATATTAATTCTCTCCTTATCAAAACTTTGCCACTTCAAGCAAAGCAAAAACTATCGCTACCAATGTGctattcacaaaaaaaaacccccATTCTACACTAAACTAATAcaaaactaatatatatatacgttatcctaaaaatttcaacatgtttttcatatttttcctATTATATCTTGTTTTACtactattttctaaattttctacCAATATACTACCAAAGCACAACTCAAAGCACATACCTTTTGTTTGTGTCGTCGCGATGGTATTAAACTTGATGACGGCTCACTTTGTTGCCACTCCATCGAACAACCATTTAACCTCGAGGTGAAATTTCTATCACGTGTTCGTGaatcttttcttttaactCGCCATTCTCGTCTATATAGTCATcttatttcttcaattttaattcttttccaAATTCGCTGTTTCTCATCGATTCGGTTATTGCGCTCATTAatccatttctttattaaaacataataTAATGAATCTCATCCCATTAACTAAcgattttttccaaaaaatgcTTTATATTCTTTCacatattctttaataactGTATAATCACTGACTAAAGCGCTATCTTCTAGTTTTTTACTAGCTTGCCAAAAATATTTCTCTTTTACTTGGTTATATGTCAACCGTGAATCAAACAtcctaaagaaataattacGTTCACCTTTTGTAATAGACACATTAACGCcaccatttttatatatttgttcaTACGCGTTACTAAAACGCAGCGTAGCCCTAACCGTCCTGTATTTATGACATCGTTTAATTCTCATGTACTCTATATATCCTACATTTTCATTTAACTGACTATAAATTTCCATATCACTCCAATACCAAGGTATATCGTAAAAcgtaatatcatgtgattttctGGAAAAATGTTGTTCCAAGGCTCCAAGCCTAACCTCGCTGATCATTCCATTTCTAACATTTTGTGAGTTTCCATATTAGTCACTTGACTCAGTGACTTATCCTCTTTTTTCTCTAGCGCCTTCAGTTTTCCcccatattaaattattttcctCCGTTTTCTCCAAAATGATTCGTTCCTTTGCCGTAACATCAGCTTCCAAATTCCAAATTCTATTTTCCAAGTCTACAATCCCTTTCAGTCCGTCGTTTTCTTTTGAGATTTCAGCAATTTTAATCTTGTCAGCTTTACTCTGAATTATTATTGGTTCGTTGTTTTTTTCCGCAGCAGTTTTCTCACGTTGCAATAAATCTTTTACTATACTCGAAACGACCTCACTACTCAATTTTGTTAagaaaattgttataaaatagtaCAGCTTAGGCACTAGCGTCTCTCTTTTGTCAAGGCGTACCAGCATTTTCTCTGGCGTAAAAAGAGCGTTCGGtcctaatatttttttgatattccaTAAATTCTTGCGCTTTACTACGTCTATCAAATACTTGTCGTATATTTCCTCGAAGCAGTCATAATATTTGTCCATTATCATCTTATAGTCGTTATCAACACACTTCATCGACTCCTCAGAACTTATACTTGCTGTCTATGCCATTTTTTCCtgttattttatgtattttatcattatttgttaataaaaaaaaggtctTTCTTCTtcctaaaattttgttatgaaGGATCGACGGAAAGAGTTTTTTATACTTGATAGTGAGATCATCccatcaattaattattacataaagcCATTTGCtgatccctataaaaaattttatcagttatttctgtaaaactCCGTAAAATTGAGCctgtgatataaggttattaattctggaaatatgagccttttacggaaaaagacggaatataaaaaacggattgactttttttacaggggaTGGATTTTAAGGGgcgatatttttaaaataataccaatAACGGAATCCTAATGTGATAAtcttttcttataaataaaactagCAGAATCAAAGCTTctatagttattttattatacaaaaaattcatcaatcaTGAAGTACAtggtttttattattgtatcaTTTCTTATATTCTTCAAAACTATTGCTTTTAAAGCTTTTGATCAATGCGGTAGTAAGTCATCTAAgaacgaattttatttattgttatatttttttaagatagctaatattaataatctattcttttttttttacgttcttgttattttattatggtaATAAGGAGATGGTACTAATTTTGATGCCACTTCAGGCATTAAATTCCTGTCAAATCATCAAGtcgaattattattaacaggACTacactcaaaaaaaaatcctggCAATTTCCCATGTTGTGTGCAACAGGGGCCAATGATTATTAgcaattatacattttttaatagaaataactcccatatttatactattataCCAGAACATAAACGTTTATGGGTAAATGGATACACTAGAACAGATATCTTAAATGCGAATGATTGTTCGAGTGGAAACTTTGATTGTAATTCACTTTATCAAGGATCAAATAGTTACACGCGGGCTGATAATTATGatcccaaaaaattttttcagccAGGAGAGAATATCGTGGTGGAAATAACTATATATTCTCATTGTTTCCATCACTTAGAAACGGTTTGCTTAACTACTTGTGGGTATATCGGTGGTTTAATTTATACTCCACCACaataaatggatttttttttttgatatgcGGACTTACTATGAAATTCTGATCAGAATTCCGGTTATCTGTTATAACACAAACTCGGCGCTCACAATCCTGATTATCCCGACACTTAATATCCtcacgaataaaaaaaatacattaagaaaaattacatttttatttaatatatagtaaaagactgaattttattttttagtattttcaCATTTAATACAATCCAAAATTAAACACTCcgaaaaattctaataaatgaCTAcattgtttcaaaaaaataaaataaaataaatttacgaTAGAAAAGGAACtttcatgaaaaatttttaaaatggttTGCGAAATTGGCTTTTACATTAAGATATTAGAACATTGATCTTgtaatttcttcaaatttatttaaatttaggcCGACATTAtgaatttggccagaattaaaatttgaaaatcgtTTTAACTGGttaaattaacttttgattaaatttaaacttttatatattatatacttaaaGGGACAttctaaactaaaaattttattatagtattcaGGGAATGGCCTTTTACTGGTTTCAGAAAGCGGCAGGAAAGGGTTATAAAGAGTCAATGCACAATCTTGCCTTACAATACTACAAAGGTGAAGGGACAGAGAAGGACTTGGAAATGGCCCTTCACTGGTATCAGAAAGcggctaataaaaaaattttgctctTAAAATTATGACATCTTCCTTGTCCGCTAATAATTAagaatcataatataatttttgcatctggattttcaaataaattaagaattttatcatcatttctAATAGAGTacttttttatctattaaaaattaaaatgattatatattaaaaaaaaagtacctaattaaattcaaaattgtttatcaatttttagttACAACTAGTATACTTTACAATAATTTGtcattgtaaataattttgtttattttttaaaatgcagactaaataaaattattacttaaattaatatttcataataccttaataaaatttgttctattttacttataaataaCACTTAGTATGTAGAATTCACAAAATACTTATCTTTGGTGATAAAATAGGATTAGGGTATAAAGATTAGGAAGgctgaattatttttatctatgATGTTAGAATTTAATGTTTGGCCAACGAATGAAATAACCGAATTAACTACATTTAGCCACGGTCAAAATCACACGAATCACATGCCTTAATGATTACtcgtaataaaattatgataaaaattataataaaattattgcatCAAATGCATCATCATACTTGACATACGCCACTTGTCACATAAAATTGAgttataacattaaatttaccagccttactaaaattttattatcaaaatacataattcaaaatatcaaattaacaCTCTattaaatggtaaaattagTTAACAGtctttactaaaatttaacaTCAAGCAAATTTATCACAAAAAATGCATAACCAACAATAAAACATTTCacattataatcaaaaaagtataaaattttcataatttgtgtaatattattattgtgatTTAAAATTCTTTCGATCTacagtattaataattaaatttaatttcaaatcttTGTCCATTGAGTTCATTACTTGCAAATGCAGTAATTTTATTTGGACCAAAAGATAATCCAAAGTTAATGCTTCTGTTGTCAAGATTTGcatctaataataaagatttaattgtattaattttccatttccattaaaaaaaaaaaatatggcaTCTAAAACTTACCTGGAAGATCAGCGTTTAATACTTCAAGTAATTTCATTCCTGGTCCATCAACTTCATCAACATATGTTGCAGATTCTTCATTTGTGCAATAAACTTCAAATTTTGCATGTGTTTGACCTGATTCgggtttaaaattaaaagtgaaGATCTGATCTGGTGAAACCTTAGTGCCTCGTTCGaccaaagaaataaaatttgaaatttttccaTCAGAAGTCTTCCTATTATCTTCTTTCCAATTTGAGGCAAATCGAAAACCATAAGTATGTTTAAGAAtagttgaaataatatttttatttcctgatttatttgaatttgaatttattaatgatattccATAATCCGTCGCTCCACGTGAAATTGCAGTTGATAGATGTTCAGTAGTTGAAATAATTTTCACAGTATGATGGAATTCTTGTTTAATTCTTCTTTGCAAATATTTATTCTCACCGAAACCTCCAACTAAAAACATTGCTGAGCaagtttctttattatttgaaagttGGATATGTATTAAACGAATAATTCTATCAATAACAGtatcaaacattttttttatatcattatatttaatatcaataaaccAGTTAATTTCTTCCATAATTTCTCTTGTTTCTTTACTGACACTGCGCggtaaaaatggaaaattttccTCAACATCTAgcgtataataaaattccgTATTATCTACTGCAAAAGTCTTCTTTAAGTGTTGAcagatattataaatattttgtaattcgAAATAATAACCATTcgttgataatattaataatggatCAATCCCATATTTTTcatgtaaaaatgtaattatttctttatcaataaatatacttcCACAGAAATCTCTAACGCGATTGGTAATTTCGCTTAATTGTAATGGATTATTTTTAACCAACTTGTGAGTAGTTATATCTATAGTACTTTCGCCGCAGTCAACAATAATAAATGGctctataatatttaaatgataattaattaaataaaattcttttaaagtaatttaaataaataattacgatCTTACCTTCTGTAGATAATAAGTTATATTTctgtaattcattttttatacaataagtTGCTGCAGCCTCAGCTGtagtaaaaaagtaaaaaaaaatcaaataaaaaaaatgaatttaaataattattaattttctttttttttttacttgaaacTTACATTCTGTAATAAATTGTATCTTTTCCGAAGATTTATTTCTAACGAGTTTTGCATTATGAACACGTTCTCTCATAATAGCTTCGTCTTTTTCTGAATACTCCTCAGAAACAGTAAGaacaaataatacattttcaaagtatttaatatttggataACTTCTTGCAATTATATCTTTTGTACTCTTAgagatttcaattaaataagtaaataatttaattaatattaacgtTAAGATAATTCAGATAAGACACATTACCTTTCCAATATTTCTAAGCAGATCATATTCATACAGATAAGAATTTGATTTTGAATTACTATCCGACAAGTTACCCAGACgtaatttgtataattcaaCAATTTTGAGGTAATTACTAAATTGAGTATCGCAACATAACGTTTTATATACATTTTGCTTAAGTATTTTATTGTCTTGCTGATACGAATTACTTCGGAATATTCCTTGTTTTCCAACTTTATGAAGAGAGCGTGCGTAGGAAGCTGATCCAAAATCTAATCCAACCACGACTTGAATATCGGAATAAATCCCGGATTTTTCTGTATTTTTTCCTAAACCTTAAAAATTgcataaacaaaattaattttaatgtttaatcaaattgataattttgaaatacaTTATTTACTTACTTAATGAGTATATGGAGGAATcattactatttatattattatttaaagataagaTTATTtggttattaatattatgatttttttgttcatGATTATCTTTTTTGATTAAAGGTTCACATTTTTCTTGtactttattatcattaactttatttaaattttttattcctaAACTATTTCGAATGTTTTGGGAAATTATTTCAAGTTGATCTAGTTGTTGTAATAGTTCACTTTTTTgcttttctaaatttttaatattttgttcaagtttttcatattgattttCACTTTTTTGAAGTTCAAGTTGCTTGTCTTTTTCTtgaagttt harbors:
- a CDS encoding uncharacterized protein (SECRETED:cutsite_TIA-FK; SECRETED:prob_0.5102); SECRETED:SignalP(1-19): MKYMVFIIVSFLIFFKTIAFKAFDQCGRDGTNFDATSGIKFLSNHQVELLLTGLHSKKNPGNFPCCVQQGPMIISNYTFFNRNNSHIYTIIPEHKRLWVNGYTRTDILNANDCSSGNFDCNSLYQGSNSYTRADNYDPKKFFQPGENIVVEITIYSHCFHHLETVCLTTCGYIGGLIYTPPQ